The Schistocerca gregaria isolate iqSchGreg1 chromosome 1, iqSchGreg1.2, whole genome shotgun sequence genome includes a window with the following:
- the LOC126278058 gene encoding short-chain dehydrogenase/reductase family 16C member 6-like, which translates to MLLFVYSLAVLWWDLARVVVACSFAVIEMMYRTIIPVKEKPVLGQIILVVGTGRGVGREIALQLTSLGAVVICVDINEKMNLATVSAANKYSTTGRAFSCICDVSDREQVLKMASEIKKNIGRVTGIIHCCALPSPQSYIYRTEQEVRRTVDVCVMSYFWLLEAFLQEMVEKNDGHIVALSSVTGLAGVKQHISMSASQYAVQGLMESLSEELRTAKMSNNVYMTLVHIYPFIVSREQAKDIRLRIPSYFGTIYPKDAARQIISGMRRNYTEVSIPGYLLYISRILRILPHKASVMLRELLDTGVDFA; encoded by the exons ATGCTGCTATTCGTATATTCTCTTGCGGTGCTGTGGTGGGATTTAGCGCGTGTCGTTGTCGCCTGTTCGTTTGCAGTGATTGAAATGATGTATCGCACAATTATACCTGTCAAGGAGAAGCCTGTGTTGGGGCAGATCATCTTG GTCGTAGGTACAGGTCGTGGAGTTGGTCGTGAAATTGCACTGCAACTAACATCCCTAGGAGCTGTTGTCATTTGTGTTGATATTAACGAGAAGATGAATTTAGCTACAGTATCAGCCGCAAACAAATATAGCACCACTGGACGAGCATTTAGCTGTATTTGCGACGTCTCGGACAGGGAACAG GTTCTGAAAATGGCAAgtgaaataaagaaaaacattggtCGTGTAACAGGTATAATACATTgctgtgctcttccaagtcctcagtCTTATATTTATAGAACTGAACAGGAAGTCAGGAGAACAGTTGATGTTTGTGTAATGTCATATTTTTGG CTTCTAGAAGCCTTTCTGCAAGAGATGGTAGAGAAGAATGATGGACACATTGTTGCACTGTCATCTGTAACTGGCCTTGCTGGTGTTAAGCAGCATATATCGATGAGTGCATCCCAGTATGCTGTGCAGGGTTTAATGGAATCACTTTCAGAGGAGCTCCGAACAGCAAAAATGTCAAATAATGTCTATATGACACTGGTTCACATATATCCATTCATTGTCAGCAGGGAGCAGGCAAAGGACATCAGGCTAAG AATACCTagctattttggaacaatttatcccAAAGATGCAGCAAGGCAAATAATTTCAGGAATGAGAAGGAATTACACAGAAGTCAGTATTCCAGGCTATCTGTTGTACATTAGCAGAATACTAAG gATTCTTCCACACAAAGCATCAGTAATGTTAAGAGAGCTTCTGGACACTGGAGTCGATTTTGCCTAG